Genomic window (Gasterosteus aculeatus chromosome 1, fGasAcu3.hap1.1, whole genome shotgun sequence):
cccctccctcccctccttgtTGTGTTCATCCATATAAACCCCCACaggagacgcacacagacgggCAAAGGAAATAGACTCATATGGCCTCTTGTTATACACATAAAGGATGTTGTGCTCTTGAAACGTCGCACGGCAacaaatgtttctattttcaGAGATTTTAAGCTATTTGTGTATTTCTCTAATCCCACAAGCTTTACCATGATCTTGTAATCCGTCCCTGGATTGGGATGATACTAGGGCAACAGGGAAATGGAGAGTGTTGAAGATATGGAGGAAGAGGGGTTGGGGAACGAAAGGTTTTTACAAGAGAGAAGGAGCACATGCAAGTTTCAAGGGACCGAGAGATTCTGAGGAAAGATGGAGCTGATCAGAATTGGGTCAACGTTTGGGTATAATATGAGTCTGAGTATGATTTTAGACAGAGTGAAACCGTGGCAAACTGAACGAAGGAGAGACTTTGGGGTGTTACATCTAATAAGAAAGCAGCAGACAGCCTTTTGAATGAGGTAAAATAATCAGGGAATAAAGAATTAGATCGTACAGAGGTGACAGGTGTTTTATAATTTGAGTATTTGAACCGTCCCAAGTAacttagtaaaaaaaaaacattggcgtGGCGAAGTGGCGTCAAGATAAAATAAGATTTCAGTGTTAGTTTCTGGAACAGAACTATTTTTTAGCTAAATCACATGTTAAGAAGGATGTTCTCTGCATTGATTCAAACTGAGAATTAATGCACACAAGCAGGAAGACACATGTTCTCTGACCTTCGCATAGCGTTCACCCATGCGGACGTGCCTGCTATTATTTTTTAcgagcacatgcacacaccaatCTGCACGCGGCCCCCACCTCACACGCAGATTGGCAGGTGCGTTCCATATGGACgccgtgtgtgcatgtttgtaaaacacacacgtgaAGCCTCACTTTTGAGATTGACTTTGGGTGCGAGCGCCCCGCTGTCCCAgatgtggaggcagagaagCCGATCTTCCTGGTGACTCAGCAAGATGGGCCGACGACGCTCACAAACGCTGTTGGTTCAGATCTGATTTAGGATTTCTGTCACATCGTATATCCGGTCACCACGTTGGGTCAActgttgtgtttcctgtttgGAAACAGTGAAGCATTAAGATGAGAGTCAGCTTTCTCCTTCAACTCGAACCCCTTTTTATACCCAACCTCTTGTACCTCAATATTTATACACGATCATTCTATCAACGTCATCTTGTAGTAATAGTTTGAATCTTTGGCAAATTTGATTAGAAGTCAAAAAATATCTGACTTGGTGAATGAAATCAATGATAAAAGCTGGAGACTGGtaagtacgtgtgtgtgtgtgtgaggctacaaacacacagctcaGCTGTTTCCAACGATGAAAGCGCCTCCTGCGTCGCACACCCCCTGTGTCGCACATTCCTTGTGTCGCACATTCCCTGTGTCGCACACTCTGTTTTTTCTACACAGTTACACGTGTCCACGTGGGATCTGTCGCTCTGTGTCTTCCCCTCTCACAGCAGGATACGTCtacgtctctctccccctcacacacacacacagcaccactCTCTtacttctctcgctctctttcgttgtacatttatttatttcattgatggtgcgctgcctctctctcactctcccaCATGAGGctcagtctctccctctcatgAAGCGCTGCCTCCTCGCTCCCTTTTAGATGCACTCAGCCTCAGTCAGAGTGCAGGACAGGACGGGAACACCACAACTAATCTCCTTCATCTCTGACAGCCGGCAGTAGGTATTTCCATCTATTTTCCCTTTCTCGGCCTCTGGTTTGTCTGCTCGTCCTTgatctctctctcatctctgcTGCATCCTAACCCAGCACAAACTTTGCAGGCATTTTTCCTGCAGCTATACGTCTTTGTGGGTGAACAGTGTTTGGTGTTGGGTGTGTGATActctgctgctccaccagcGGGACGTAGTTTAACCGTTGAGAACGTAATTCAGTCGCCGTTCAGACGTGAGATTGAGCTGAAAACTACCTGCAGTGGAGGaactttctctctgctgactTTGAAATCTATAAAACATGAAGTGCAGTCGCGTGTGAGTTGATGTGACACGAGCACTTACTTCTGTAATGTTGTTGTGATGCTTGAGAGTGTTTCATGACGACAGTAAGAAAGATCCATCAGACTTGACATGTGGATGCCAAAAATCCTCACATCTATTCTTTCAGTGTTGACTGATGACTGTTGATTTATAAACTTTTTTTGTCTCATTATAAGTTTGGGTCATGGACTGACTGTTTTTTACTCTATTGCAGCTGGTTTTCTTTATTCTCAAAATCTTGTTTGCGTGATGCTTCACTTCATCTTACACTTTTTTGTTgtgtcttgatttttttttttacatgcatgTCCAATCTAAATGGTGtgaatatatttaatttgtttattctCATTATCTATTGTATTGCAAAACAgatgaaatatgaatattttccaTTCTGATGCACACACTTTATTATTTGCtttactggtgtgtgtgtgtctttgtagagttgctaaaaaaaagcatcataTTAAGTCCTCTCAACCAATAGCTAGACATTATAAAAAGTAACATACAAAGTAAAGGGAAACTGTGAAGCAGTCATAGAGAAGTTTAAAAAGTTCTTTTTATATGTTTATATTATACTGAATGAACAGATTGACCTTTGTCCATGAGACCGGTGATTGAGGTCCCACAGGACCTGAAGTATACGTTGACATTTTGTCGCCTCGGTTACTTATAAGTCACTCGCAGTAGTGACGCtctgctttttttcaaaataaaactatgaCTTTGTTGCTTGAACCTCACATCCTGTGAAGaggcaagtttattttgaagagaTACTATGAATGTAAACAAATGAATACTGTCACGTACAAATCTGTCGCTGCAGGGACAACGGGAGAGTTTGAAAACAGGCCGCTGACTAAGCACCTGTATTTGGGGATTTTGGAGTGAAATTGCCTCGTTGGCATCTGGCAGCCACTTGAATATTTCCTTAATTAATTAGGTCACCAAACCTCTACAAAAACTCTACAAACACCCTCATATTTAGAAGAGGTCTACGTTTTGCTTCAGCTTCTAAATTCTTCTGTGAAGTCATGTTGCATGGTTCAAATGTTAGCAGACGTGTCATTTAAGCGGAAAAAGCAGACATCTGCAATGCATATAATCAACTATGCAACCTATTTCCATTAAAGGTAATGAAAAGGTGAATTTGCATAATGTTGTACATCCAGAACCCCTTTAAATTTACACTTTTAGTTGAGTTTGCAGAgttgcaggctgcagcaggtatTTAGCTGAAAATACAAACCTCATTATGTATTTGTCTTCCAGGCGTGTGACGTCACTTTTGCACAAGCTCATGCttattgctgtttttgttgATGACCTTTCCGGGATGTTTTGCTCACAGAAAAATACATGTCTTTTAGGCAGAGGCtttttaatgagaaaatgtctttttgggATTCTGCGATACTATTGAAAAGTCAGAAACATGTCTGAATGCTTTGAAAACAGCAACGTTGACTCCTGTGCACTTCCTTCACTCATGAAACACCCACGGAGGCAGTTAATTAAATATACATAGTGGATGTAAAGCTCTAAAAGTTTTCTTATAAATTATGCAACATTTTAAACTCCCGTCGTTTTATTCACAAGCggtttttgttttacagaatGAGACGACGCAGTTGTGCGTGAATAATGAAGAATGACAGAAAATTATTGAGGATTTACTTATTTTGCTGGATAACTGAGCCAACATATTTCTGTTGCTCCACAGAGGCAAAATGTATGTAAGTCACATTGGACATTGGACTGGAGCTGCTACTAATGATCATACATGTATGTCCTTGATTAATCCATCAACAGTCCTTTTGATTAGTGGTTTAATCCATGACATATCAGAAAATAGTTGAACATGTCCGTCCTGTAAATGGGCGTAAAAGTCGAAACAGACACACTTGTGAGGCCCATTGATGCAGAAAAAGTTGTTCTCTTTAtcaatgttacattttttttctataaGACCTATGAACCATCCATCGGCAGCCACGTGGGGTGCGATAGCCTCACGTGACCCCCCCAATGATTCCCTCACTCAACATGAGCCTGTAGGAAAGCATTCAAATATCCCCCTGAGAAGACGTAACAATCCAACGCTGATAACAAGCACTAACGTGTGTCTCTTTTCCTAAATGTCAGTGAGGACAAAAGTGAAGCTTCTTTTGCTGCTTTCACACTGAGAATTTGCCCTTTACATCCTCAGCTGGCAAAACGTGCGGATGAGGACGCAGGAGAAGCCTGAGAAGCATTTGGGGTCAAACTTCACCCAATGCCTGAAGCATCCCAGAATAAACAAAACgaaatgtatttataatcaCACAGGGATGACctcagctgcagacacacactgatgcaGAGAGTTCTTTGGATTAATAAATTAACAGTGaggattattcttttttatttatttggcatCATCTCTTTCTATTTAAGTGTGCTATGATTTGTGTAGTTGCCttacaaaaaaaagtatattaaatatgtttaatttTTAGCACCAGCCCTGGAATTCACTGGAGGTTAATGATATTTATTGACTGTTTACAGTTTTTACTGTGAATATAGTTAAAAGTAAGTCATGTGATTAGATTGAACCCAGTTAAAttgctttatattttacatatgCTGCTCTACGCACCCTTGTAGTGTCAGTTTGGCACACAGCATGGATGGTGTTTTGATATATGTTAGTCTATTTTACGTGTTGCTAGTAGATATTACTAGTAGAGAGTATCACAAATTGAGGTGAAAAGCGTGGTTGGTGCTTATTTGGCTGATTCACGTGATGATCGGGGGGTTACGTGGTTAAAAGGACTGGCGAGAGTCATTAGTGTTGTTTGTCGTGATTAAAGCATGGAGTCGGTTGCCATCCCAATGAGTCATATGAACACACAAAAGACTGCCACCGCGATTCAGTGTCAGGCGCTGAGGAGCGAATACAAAGCTGTGGAATTTGACCCAGTGGAAGTAATAACTGTTTGAAGCAAGATTTTGATGAACTCGGCCTTTAATTagagttttttctttctttaataaaTGATGACGGGATCTTCACCACCCCATTAAATTTACACTGGTTTCATTTGCATCGTTCCCGGTCACATCAAACAtcttcattatcaaacaaaagataattaaaaaaaaaccctgccaCATCTGGAGGCAAGAGGATGTTTCCAAGAAATGTCAGACTTCACGTCTATTTCTCACTACATGTCAGCACTGAAAGGACAGCGCTTCAACATGCTACAATACCCACAAGTTAAGAGGGTCAAAGTCACTTGAACCTTTCAGCTTGAATTATGAATGCTCACCGAGCTGTCTGTTTGTATCGGGCTGTTCattccatttcatttcactCATTTCAACGAGTATCAAACTGTGAGCTTCCCTCTTTTCAGTGCGCTTGTGTGAAAACTCACGGTAGATTAAGTTCATACACCTGAGTTCACAAATTGCACATCTGTACCGCAGGTGTCATACTTTGAAGAATAAAGAGAACTAAAACTAAAGatgatgttgtttgtgtgtgtgtgtgtgtgtgggagagatgaAGCAACAATAGCTAGAAGCGTGCGTCCTTGTCCTTCTGAAGactttttagctttttaattGCCACAGACGGCTCCATTTAAACTGGTGGAGTCTCTTTTCTCTCGATAGATGCATGTTTTGGATTTCCCCCAGAGACAAACACATCCAGCTGAGATAAATTTAGGATTCATTATCtcacttgctttttttttacctccctcTTCCATCccttgtgtatgtgtatgtgtgtgtgtatgtgtgtgtgtgtgtgtgtgtgtgtgtgtgtgtgtgtgtgtgtgtatatgtcaaGCTCGTGTGAGACTTTGTTATTCCATCTGAGAATTAATTCCCGTACAGTAAAGCTGTCCTCAGACGAGGAACAGCTGTTGGGTCGACCTCCCGAACAGAACATGTTATTGTTCACGCCGCGCTTGTCCTTGATTCATCGCTGAATGCATCCCAATTTTAGCCTTTTTGAGAGGAATAATTAAAAGTCCTCTGTATtcgggaacgcgatgggaatcTAACTTTCATCAGAACTCCTGATCCAATCTGATAATCAATGATCTTTGTTGGTGATGCGATAACAAGAATGTATTTGTTGCCATTTAATGTTCTTTTGCTCTTTGACCTGAACTcgtccccccgtctctctcctgaCAGCTGTTCCCGGCTGTGAGCGGGGCCTTCATGGATTCCCCCTACAATGGCAACACGTCCCTGCAGACGTCCACCTCCAACCTCAACGCCGGCTACTCCCGGCCCTCAGAAGCAGAGGACGATGGGAAGGTGTCCAGTGACACCATTTGGTTGTGGATCGCGGTGCTGGCGACCATTGGCAACATCGTGGTGGTGGCTGTGGTTTGCGCCTGCGCCTTCTGACCAGATGGAAGCGAGGAGCAAACAGTAGTGCTGCTGTCGGATTAAGGGAAAAAGATTTTTCTTCAAAAATGATGAAATAGCTTCAATTTTAgattacaatttttttaaagcgattttttttttttaaactacaattagaatgggaaaaacaaaaacattaagctACAAAGATCTCActtttcaatcaatcaattcagATTCATCCGTTTCTACTACTGAAGCGCTTACTTACTTTAAATCCGCAAtgacagccacacacacacacacacacacatttggataAATCACAGATTTACACAAAGTTTAAAGACAATCCTGCCGTATCATTTTGCGTTACTGTAGATGCCTTAAGGAGAACTTTGTTCCTTCTCTTAAACATATAGATTCTCTCTGCTTGTCAGCCACCAGCAACCTTTCAATCATAGTAAATACAACATTATAAGGAGTATTATCCTTAGCTTTACCGTAATATTACATTAACAGGTTTCTTAATTCATCAATTATTTGTCGCCAACCAGGTATTTCCTctagaaaaacagaaattgtgtgttttaataacaAAGTAAACAGTTCCTAAAACAGTTACATTGAGTTACGCTTGTCTTTGAAATAGCCCTTTAAATGGTTTGAGAATCTAATTTGGTCACAGGGATGTTTATTTTACCCTCCGTGTGCACACCATATCAAATCTTTAGTGAGTTTCAGTCTCAGAGCAAAATGTTAAACGTATTTATTTTGGATTCCAGGCTATAGCGGTTGGACCTTAACAAAATACGTACAATACTTTGCTGATTAGTCGAGCTGGTGTTACATAAATCCATTCAGTCTTGGTCACACCACATGCTCAGCAAGGGTCAGAAGGATTAGACGAGAAGATCCTAGCTTGATCTCTTGGAGCGCTCAGAAGCCGGAGGGAGATTGTCTGCTGGCGTTTGTAATTATGTGCGTGATTTAGTATTTAGAGAGTTACGCCCTATCACACCCTCACAATGCCCGACCAAAGCGCTCAACTCCAGCATGTGTTGTTTACGCTATCCTTAATAACTTCGCTCTCGCTGTGCCGACAGACCCTCTGTCATTGCTCAGCAGTCAATGATGAAGACGATAGATGTGCTCCTTTAAGGCGTCCTCATTTCCAGCTGACGACAGTTGACTTTGAAGGTTGAAATGACAACTGTCCCCCTTGGACCTCCCCTGTAGCTTGTTTTTAGAAAAGGGAACTTTATATATGCACTTGATAGCTACGACGGGACGTCGTCACATCAAAGGCCAAAGCGATCAATCGCGCAGATCACGCATGTCTTGCATTCGAAAAACCAAAAGGCGCCCTCACAAAGCCCAGAGGAGGCCGACCCCGTCGAGAAAGGAGTCGCACTCGGCCGTGTGTGACCAGTGATTTGTAAATAATTTACCAAGCGAGGTCACACAGGGGAAGCTCTCTGTGTCAGGTTTACGCTACCCCATCGTAAGGCCAAATGCATCATTAACCGGGTGGTGCTGTCGGTTGTTAGTGAGAAGATGAAATCTCTTTAAGCTGGAAGGGAAAAGCCGACGGTGGCAAAGGGAGGAAACAGAGATGCGGAATGTGGAAGAGGAACTCAGGGGAGGTCAAAAAGCGATGGGTAAAAACTTAAAACCGGGCGGCAAGAGAAGAATTTAAATATCACTCTAaacctaatcttaacccttaaccctaacccctaaccctaatcCTGAAGAGTAACGAAAATAAAAAGGTACTCATTCATATACAATATATTCATAATTGGCGCTTTAATGTAACGAGATTTCCTGACACTTTTGGGTCTAACTGAGAAGACCTTCAGTAGCGGCGTTGTCGTGTAGCTATTTTAGAGGCACTGACAAATCATTTAGTTCATTTAGTTCTACGAGGCCgctcattaaaatgaaaacaggcaGAAGTGGTACTTCTTTAGGTTTCGCCGCCATTCACTGCTGTCTCAAAAGGCCAACATGTCAGCATGCTTTGATTCATTCTGTGGTTTCAAGCCGATATAGTCAGAATTGGAATCCTGCAGTCGGCGTCTCACCACTACATGTGTGTTTAAACACGCGCGTGTTTGCACATGCACTTCGTCGTCTCAGAAGGCGAAAGCCGCGCCATCGCCAGTCAGTCCTCGGCAGAGTAATGAGCTTccgatctgttttttttctcctctccctcgctcgTTACTCCAGAGGGAAGTGTGTTCTAGGGCGGCTATTAGAGCGGTCAGAGCGGATCACATCTCCGCGCTTGACTTTATTAGAACATCATTTCACAGAACAGACGCATAAGTATATTCTACGGGAAAGGACGGATGTAGAAATGTTTAACATTAGTCATCTGAGATGTGAATTGGTAATGACAAAACCCGGGGTAGAAAGGGAGACGGAGGATGGTGCATTCACTTGCAATGACTGTCAGGCAAAGGGACGGAGAGGCGGTGTAGGATACAAACCGATCTAAAACCACCACAATAAAGTTGATTTCATTCAACTGCATTACTACCACATTTTGGAGCTTTTTACCAGTCATTGTCCAACAGCATCAACCAATTAGATCCCATCGACGTGTTTCTGCCACAAGACCCGACTGAGCACAGAGAGGGGAGCATGCAAACATCCGTGATGAGGACATGATGATCTTCAACACCCTCCAAACCAGAAAGCTTCTATCCCCTTGTTACCCCTGACAATATGCCTGCACGTGGAAGCGAGGGGTCTCCAGGAAGCACGGCCGCGCCACCGTGCAAACATCGGAGGTGAGAGATAGAGTTTTACTGTAGTTGCGGTCGTGCAGCAGCAAGGCCTTTGCTTTCAGTGTGAacatgtgctgttttttttgttgttgacacgTTGTTAGCATTATCACTGTCACACGACTCATTGAAAGTGACGAGCCAGTCAGCGGCCAACCTTTGTCACCAAGTGCTTCTGCTTGAAATCAAAAGAGTTCTAACTCGTCTCGGAGCTCGTCCTCCGGCGGGGGAAGGTTTTAGTTCTTGAATCAAAATACACGAGACACTCTGAAAgtaaataaaagcatcaatGCCGGCGACGCGTTTTGAGGGATGTGACAACACACTCGTGTTGTTTTCAATGGGGCAATAAATAAAGACCGCAAAATGCAATTTGTGTAAACTGAGTGATATGAATTGAGACATTAAGAGCTTTAAAGTGtgtggatatatatatttttttaagtatatGGAACTTCTTGCTTTGGTTTATGCCAAAGGTAACACgctaaaaaaaaactgtttgtttcCCCCCTCGACTTTGGAAATGAACCCAAGATGGCAGTATAACAAACGCAATGATCCAGAACACTGAACTGACACAGGGTCTGTTGCTGTTGGCTCGTATTAAgtgtagaataaaataaatacatgtttagTAGTGTTTgattagtttaaaataatgaatctcTGTGGTTGTATAATGATTTGTGTCATGTTGAGCTATTCCTTCTATTCCATCTCTCACATTCCTCCTGTCAGACCACATTGTGATGGATGTgtgtacaaaacacacacatgcacacactgtcCTTGCCAGGCTTGTTCAATCTTTAATCTCTCCATCTGGCTTGTgtgctcctttttttctccctttttctgtcttgtgtcatttttaccctttttttcaacatttccaACAAGTTTTCACTCCCAACATCTCAAACGCTGCATCTTGATGAGTGCCGCTTTGCTTTCAAACAACATATCGGACTGTGTGATAACTTAGAAAAGGTGTGTCCTCCATTTGTTATGAACGCCATCAAGGGATGGCATGgaattatacattttgtattttctttactgTATTTCTTAACATTTTGGAGTTGGAAATTACCTGTGAAATTGAAAACTTAACAGATTTAAAATGTCCTCGAGAGAAGCAGTATTTTGACTTTTGCTCTGAAAGAAAGCAACCTAatgagtcttttctttttttacacgcTTTAGTTATCCTCATCCTCGACCTCTATAGAAGATGGA
Coding sequences:
- the LOC120827099 gene encoding uncharacterized protein C14orf132 encodes the protein MDLSLMADQLFPAVSGAFMDSPYNGNTSLQTSTSNLNAGYSRPSEAEDDGKVSSDTIWLWIAVLATIGNIVVVAVVCACAF